One Kribbella sp. NBC_00662 genomic region harbors:
- a CDS encoding AAA family ATPase: protein MAAAELEAERAFLTTAQIALHRMYAEVVDREVQIIGGEDNDERFTNEANQRAKEMRTHALLDLPDVPLFFGRLDYEHGTIPDLDQIYIGRRHVHDGSGVPLVIDWRAPVSVPFYRATQSDRQRVLMRRRYGFSDHADLTGFEDESLTAVAETDQADAFLRAEIERPRTGPMRDIVATIQPEQDDLVRAPLHPSVCVQGAPGTGKTAVGLHRVAYLLYTERERLGRGGVVIVGPNRSFLSYIRKVLPALGEVDVRQITIDELVTRPTAAVDDAEAERLKGDARMADVLRRALWSYVGTPTEGVLYSKGSRRYRVHDYEVVDIVSDLRESTRYAPGRNALAQRIAHVVLVRMEERAESPDDRVQNAVARSKPVKDVLDSVWPRVAPEQVLHRLFSDADFLAQVAPTLTDEERTALLWSKPARSWKSAKWSFADSVLLDELEDLIERRTGSLGHLVLDEAQDLSAMQLRALGRRCRTGSATVLGDLAQATTAWAAGPWDQVLGHLGKSDGVVAELDRGFRVPEQIINFAAKLLPEIAPTLRTPTGVRTVADALSVVAAGESTLADEVIAACKTALAGEGSVALIAADDQVAALRDAIAAAGLEVALIGETEDEIDTVRLVCVPATLAKGLEFDAVIVAEPAHIVAAEARGLHRLYVVLTRAVSRLQIIHAEPLPGALG from the coding sequence ATGGCCGCAGCCGAACTCGAGGCCGAACGCGCCTTCCTGACCACTGCCCAAATCGCTCTCCATCGGATGTACGCCGAGGTCGTGGACCGCGAGGTCCAGATCATCGGCGGCGAGGACAACGACGAACGCTTCACCAACGAGGCCAACCAGCGGGCCAAGGAGATGCGGACCCACGCGCTCCTCGACCTGCCCGACGTACCGCTGTTCTTCGGCCGGCTCGACTACGAGCACGGCACGATCCCCGACCTCGACCAGATCTACATCGGCCGCCGGCATGTGCACGACGGCAGCGGCGTACCGCTGGTGATCGACTGGCGCGCACCGGTGTCGGTGCCGTTCTACCGGGCGACCCAGAGCGACCGGCAGCGGGTGCTGATGCGCCGTCGCTACGGGTTCTCGGACCACGCCGACCTGACCGGCTTCGAGGACGAGTCGCTGACAGCCGTGGCCGAGACGGACCAGGCGGATGCCTTCCTGCGGGCCGAGATCGAGCGGCCGCGCACCGGACCGATGCGCGACATCGTGGCCACGATCCAGCCCGAGCAGGACGACCTGGTCCGCGCGCCGCTACATCCGAGCGTCTGCGTGCAGGGCGCGCCCGGCACCGGGAAGACCGCGGTCGGCCTGCACCGGGTCGCCTACCTGCTCTACACAGAACGCGAACGGCTCGGCCGCGGCGGCGTCGTGATCGTCGGCCCGAACCGCTCGTTCCTGTCCTACATCCGCAAGGTCCTGCCCGCGCTCGGCGAGGTCGACGTACGGCAGATCACCATCGACGAGCTGGTGACCCGCCCGACCGCGGCCGTCGACGACGCGGAGGCCGAGCGGCTGAAGGGCGATGCCCGGATGGCCGACGTTCTGCGGCGTGCGCTGTGGTCGTACGTCGGTACGCCGACCGAGGGAGTCCTTTACAGCAAGGGATCCCGGCGCTACCGGGTACACGACTACGAGGTCGTCGACATCGTGTCGGACCTGCGGGAGTCGACCCGGTACGCACCCGGCCGGAACGCGCTCGCCCAGCGGATCGCACACGTCGTACTGGTCCGGATGGAGGAGCGCGCGGAGTCACCGGACGACCGCGTGCAGAACGCCGTCGCCCGCTCGAAGCCGGTGAAGGACGTGCTCGACTCGGTCTGGCCCCGGGTCGCACCCGAGCAGGTCCTGCACCGCCTCTTCTCGGACGCGGACTTCCTGGCCCAGGTCGCCCCGACGCTGACCGACGAGGAGCGTACGGCGTTGCTGTGGAGCAAGCCGGCCCGGTCGTGGAAGTCGGCGAAGTGGTCGTTCGCCGACAGTGTGCTGCTCGACGAGCTCGAGGACCTGATCGAGCGGCGCACCGGATCACTCGGTCATCTCGTCCTGGACGAGGCGCAGGATCTGTCGGCGATGCAGCTGCGGGCCTTGGGTCGCCGATGCCGGACGGGCTCGGCCACGGTGCTCGGCGATCTGGCGCAGGCGACGACGGCCTGGGCCGCCGGGCCGTGGGACCAGGTGCTCGGTCATCTCGGCAAGAGCGACGGCGTGGTCGCCGAGCTCGACCGCGGGTTCCGCGTGCCCGAGCAGATCATCAACTTCGCCGCCAAGCTGCTGCCCGAGATCGCTCCGACGCTGCGTACGCCGACCGGAGTCCGGACCGTCGCCGACGCGTTGAGCGTCGTCGCGGCCGGCGAGTCGACGCTGGCTGACGAGGTCATCGCCGCGTGCAAGACCGCGCTTGCAGGCGAAGGCTCGGTCGCACTCATCGCCGCCGACGACCAGGTGGCCGCGCTGCGGGACGCGATCGCCGCCGCGGGTCTCGAGGTCGCGCTGATCGGCGAAACCGAGGACGAGATCGACACCGTCCGGCTGGTCTGCGTACCGGCAACGCTCGCGAAGGGCCTCGAGTTCGACGCGGTCATCGTCGCCGAGCCCGCCCACATCGTGGCCGCCGAGGCCCGCGGCCTGCACCGCCTGTACGTCGTCCTCACCCGCGCCGTCAGCCGGCTCCAGATCATCCATGCCGAGCCGCTTCCGGGCGCTCTCGGCTGA
- a CDS encoding DNA/RNA non-specific endonuclease yields the protein MTDARASARIEQPAHPADVRAVGYGPAQPPKVPAKYAGLPVLDEKSGQVDDWNDELMNPRPSTVYRIDDRYLLITDPRGRVVHGEGWLGWRPGTEENEKHRNLDAQLEAGEPDRQATDDGGHLFAAMFEGPGESINLTAQSRTQNRAVKGSSNWRRMEDVWRAKRAAGIPVHAAIDVHHPDRTTRRPSSRSVTDHAEGKRSPRRIFRETRPQPSRGYE from the coding sequence ATGACTGATGCGCGGGCGTCGGCCCGGATCGAGCAACCTGCTCATCCGGCCGACGTCCGCGCGGTCGGTTACGGGCCCGCACAACCCCCGAAGGTGCCCGCGAAGTACGCCGGTCTGCCGGTCCTGGACGAGAAGTCGGGCCAGGTCGACGACTGGAACGACGAGCTGATGAACCCGCGGCCGTCGACGGTCTACCGCATCGACGACCGGTACCTGCTGATCACCGACCCGCGCGGCCGGGTCGTCCACGGCGAGGGCTGGCTGGGATGGCGGCCGGGCACGGAGGAGAACGAGAAGCATCGCAACCTGGACGCCCAGCTCGAGGCGGGGGAGCCGGACCGGCAGGCGACCGATGACGGTGGGCACCTGTTCGCCGCGATGTTCGAAGGCCCGGGGGAGTCGATCAACCTGACCGCCCAGTCCCGCACCCAGAACCGGGCGGTCAAGGGCAGCAGCAACTGGCGCCGGATGGAGGACGTCTGGCGGGCCAAGCGGGCCGCGGGAATCCCGGTCCATGCCGCGATCGACGTGCACCACCCGGACCGGACCACGCGCCGGCCGTCCAGCCGGTCCGTCACCGACCATGCCGAAGGCAAGCGATCACCGCGGCGTATCTTCAGGGAGACCAGACCGCAGCCGTCCCGGGGATACGAATGA